A region from the Macrobrachium nipponense isolate FS-2020 chromosome 47, ASM1510439v2, whole genome shotgun sequence genome encodes:
- the LOC135204745 gene encoding zinc finger protein 300-like → MCNDCGKAFSLKHDLIVHMRIHTGEKPFKCKECGKGFAHKQHLQLHMRSHTGEKPFMCKECGKAFSQKINLIVHMRLHTGEKPFMCNECGKAFSQISNLTSHMRLHTGEKTFMCKECGKSFSQKSSLIHHMRFHTGEKPHMCNKCGKAFPQKSNLTLHLRLHAGEKPFMLAKECEKSFSQKSNLTHQYEIHTGEKPYMCNECGKSFPQKSNLTRHMRIHTGEKPFICKECGKLFSRKSGITVHMRIHTGEKPFICKECGKAFSKKSNLTSHMRIHTGENPFICNECGKAFSHKWRLTHHMRLHTGEEKETT, encoded by the coding sequence atgtgcaatgactgtgggaaagcattttccttgaaacatgatcttatagttcatatgagaatccatacaggagagaagccattcaagtgcaaggaatgtgggaaaggatTTGCCCACAAACAACATCTTCAACTTCATATGAGAagccatactggagagaagccattcatgtgcaaagaatgtgggaaagcattttcccagaaaataaatcttatagttcatatgagattgcatactggagagaagccattcatgtgcaatgaatgtgggaaagcattttcccagatatcaaatcttacaagtcatatgagattgcatactggagagaaaacatttatgtgcaaagaatgtgggaaatcattttcccagaaatcaagTCTTATACATCATATGAGAtttcatactggagagaagccacaTATGTGCAAcaaatgtgggaaagcatttccccAGAAATCAAATCTTACACTTCATTTGAGATTGCATGCTGGAGAGAAACCATTTATGTTGGCCAAAGAATGTGAGaaatcattttcccagaaatcaaaTCTTACACATCAATATGAGATtcatactggagaaaagccatATATGTGCAACGAATGTGGGAAGTCATTTCCCCAGAAATCAAATCTTACAAgacatatgagaatccatacgggagagaaaccattcatatgcaaggaatgtgggaaattATTTTCACGGAAATCAGGTATTAcagttcatatgagaatccacactggagagaaaccattcatatgcaaggaatgtgggaaagcattttccaagaaatcaaatcttacaagtcatatgagaatccacactggagagaatCCATTTATATGCAACgagtgtgggaaagcattttcccacaaaTGGAGACTTACACATCATATGAGGTTGCAtactggagaggaaaaagaaacaacatga